In Phyllopteryx taeniolatus isolate TA_2022b chromosome 6, UOR_Ptae_1.2, whole genome shotgun sequence, one genomic interval encodes:
- the rabac1 gene encoding prenylated Rab acceptor protein 1 — protein sequence MQVPKGENCQVDMESKAGDVFGAEDAHPTGTGGTAAILAKLGFPKGFSASVAKEWLDRRRASIRPWASFADQRKFSKPRNFGEMCQRVVKNMDTYNSNYTFIFLGLILYCIISSPMLLIALAVFVGAFYIIHLKSLESKLMILGKELTMPHQMSLAGAISLPIFWLAGAGAAVFWVLGATLFVIGSHAAFRELESSDMEELLMEPV from the exons ATGCAAGTTCCAAAGGGTGAGAACTGTCAGGTGGACATGGAGAGCAAAGCTGGGGATGTTTTCGGTGCTGAGGATGCTCATCCGACGGGCACGGGCGGTACAGCTGCAATCCTCGCCAA GCTGGGCTTCCCCAAAGGCTTTTCAGCCAGCGTGGCCAAAGAGTGGCTGgaccggcggcgcgcgtccatcCGGCCGTGGGCCAGTTTCGCCGACCAGCGCAAGTTCTCCAAACCGCGCAACTTCGGCGAGATGTGCCAGCGTGTGGTGAAGAACATGGACACGTACAACAGCAACTACACCTTCATCTTCCTCGGACTCATCCTCTACTGCAT AATCAGCTCGCCGATGTTACTGATTGCTTTGGCTGTGTTCGTCGGTGCCTTCTACATCATCCACCTTAAATCACTGGAGTCCAAGCTGATGATCCTTG gcaAGGAGCTGACTATGCCACACCAGATGAGTCTGGCTGGAGCCATCTCCTTACCCATCTTCTGGTTGGCTGGAGCAGGAGCCGCCGTCTTTTGGGTTCTGG GAGCGACTTTGTTCGTGATTGGCAGTCACGCCGCATTCCGAGAACTGGAAAGCTCTGACATGGAGGAGCTGCTCATGGAGCCTGTGTGA